The DNA region GCGTCGCGGCCCCCTGTCGGGACATCACCGGAGACGAGGCCAGCGCCTACGACTACATCGTGAAGGGCAATCTCGTCGGTGTCGTCTCGAACGGGTCGGTCGTGCTCGGACTGGGCGATATCGGTGCACAGGCGTCGAACCCCGTCATGGAAGGCAAGGACGTCCTGGTCAAGCACTTCGCCGACATCGACGTGTTCGAGACGTCGAACGTGACCTCGACGACCCAGACGCGTTCGTGCAGACAGTCGCGGCGATGGAACCGACCTTCGGTGGCATCACTCTCGAAGACATCAGAGCGCCCGAGTGCTTCGAGATCGAGCGCCGCCTCTGCGAGCAGATGGACGTCCCCGTGTTCCACGACGACCAGCACGATACTGCCATCAGCGGTGCGGCGCTGCTCAACACGGCCGAGGTCGTCGACAAAAATCTCGCCGACCTCCGGTCGCCTTCGCCGGTAACGGCGCAGCCGCGACCCGACGCCGCCCCTTGAATCGTCACCGTTCGAAAACTGAACGGGCGCGACGGGTAAGCGACCGATGCGACGAACGTCCGTCACGACAGGCGAGCACCCAACACGACAGGTGAGCGTCCGCCGAAACGAGCGGGACGACGGCGACGCTGCACGACCCCAAACAGGACGCCCCGAGCTATTTCGGCCTGACTCTCCTACATCTCCTATGTCGAAGGTCGCAATCACCGGTGCGGCAGGTAACGTCGGCAGAGAGGCGCTGCGCGCGTTCGAGGGCACCGACCACGAGGTGACGGCGATCACCCACCGCGAACACGACGACCTCGACAGCGTCGTCCTCGACGTGACCGACGCCGACGCGTTCGTCGACGTGCTCTCGGGACAGGACGTGCTCGTCCACCTCGCGGCGAACCCCTCGCCGTCGGCCGACTGGGAGGGCGTCTTCGAGACGAACATCGACGGGACGCGCAACGCCTACGAGGCGGCCGTCGACAACGACCTCGACCGGGTCGTCTTCGCCTCCTCGAACCACGCCGTCCACCAGTACAACGTCGGCGACCCCGACGACCCCGAGTCGCTGACCGACAGGGTTCGGACCGTCCGACCCGACGACCCGACGCTGCCAGACTCCTTCTACGGCGTCTCGAAAGTGTCCGGCGAGGCGCTGGGGCAGCTGTACGCCGCACGCCACGACGTCGACGTCGTCAACCTCCGCATCGGCTGGCTGCTCACCCCCGACGACCTGCGCGAGAGAGACGCCGACCCCGACGTCGACTCGCAGTTCCTCCGCGCGATGTGGCTCAGTCCGCGCGACTGTCGGGCCGTCCTCCGCGACGCGGTGACGGCGTCGCTGGAGGGCGACGGCCTCGGGGACACCGGCGGCGAGGCGATGACCGCTCACGGCGTCTCGGCGAACGACGACCGCTACCTCTCTCTCACCGAGACGCGACACGCAATCGACTACCGACCGCGGGACAACTCGGCGACCGAACTCGACGAGTAGCACCTCGCGGAGTCGGAAACCGTTTTCCCCGCGGCGACCCGAGTGCTCGGACGATGGAGCGACAGGAAGCGCTCGACCGCGTCGAAGCGCTCGTCGACACGGTCGAGTCGGAGACGATGCCGGTTCCCGTCCGCGAGATATGGGTGTACGGCGACGTGGCGCTCGGACTCGACCCTATCGACCGTCTCGACGTCTATCTCACGAAGGATATCATGATGCGTGGAGACGCGGACGCGGAGCGGGCGGTCGAGTTGGAGAACCGATTCGGCGTGAAGGGTCTCGGCAAGAGCGTCTCCGCCGACTGGGCCGAACAGTTTCCCGACTACGTCCGCGCCAACGACAACGGCTACGCCGCCCCCGAGAAGTGTCTCGCGGCGCACCTGCTCGACGACGGTGAACCCGTCCACCTCGAAGTCTGCAACGCGAGTTTCGACGACAACGTCACCCAGCGACTGAAAGGGGCCGTCGCCCGCGACGCGTACGAGGAGATTCTCGACCCGCGCGGCGTCTGTCTCTGGCTGGATGGCCAGCGCGGCGACGAGGCTCTCGAAAAGCTCCGCGGCGGCGAACTCCCCTTCCCGACGCTTTCGGGAGCGCTGGAGATGCTCGGGATGGACGACGAAGCGGCGCAGACCGCCGCGACGCGGATGCGCGAGTATCGCGCCGAACAGACGGGGACGACGGTCCGCGGCGATGTCGTCTGAGCGCGTGACCGGTCGGGGTTCCTGACAGTCCGACGTTCTATTTCCGTGGACGATGATCGTTCACCCGATGAGTCGAGACCGCACGTCGAGACGACGGTTCGTCCGTATCGCCGGCTCCGCGAGCGTCGCAGCCACAGTCGGGGTGGCAGGGTGTTCGACACCGGGCGGCGAGGGAGAGGACGACGAAGGCGAGGAGGGTGGCGAAGATGGTGAAAACGGCGGCGAAGGCGGCGAGGAGGACGACTCGGTCGTCGGGCCGAGCGCCGACGAGTAATCCGACCGACTTCGGTGCTCCCTCAGATCCGTCCGACCGTCACGTCGAACGGGACGACTTCCGCGCGCCGGTACTCCCCGGCTTGCATCTGGTCGACGACCGACCGACCCATCTCGCGCCACTCGGCGCGGAGTGCGTCGAACTCGGCGTCGGAGAGCGCCTGCCGGAGTTCGGTCTCGTATCGCTCGAACCCCTCGCCGGTCGCCTTCATCCGGGCGCTCCGAACATCACCCTCGGCGTACGGCGGTTCGACGACTTTCCGCTGGTGGTGGCGGCGCGTCCCGATCTCGGAGAGTCCCGCGTCGGCGAACAGTTCCAAGACTCGACTTCCGAGAGAGACGTCGGTCCGGACGCCGTCGATATACGCCTCTCTGACGGTACGTTCGAGCGTCACCTCGCGGTCCACCGTCGAGTCGACACCGACCGAGGCGTTGTCCGGTTCGACGGCCGCGACGAGCTCCGAGGAGGTGCGGGCGAACTCGGTGACGGCCGCGCTCGGGTCGGGGAGGTTGCTCAGCAGGGCTTGACAGACTACGAGGTCGGCGGCGTCGTCGACAACGGGCAGTCGCGTCGCGTCGCCGGCGACGACCGAGATCTCGGTCTGCTCGCGAGCGACGCGGAGGAGTGTCGGGTCGGCGTCGACACCGACGACCTGCGCCTCTCGGGCTTCGTCGGCGAGGACGCGGGCGAGTTCGCCGGTGCCGCACCCCACGTCGAGAATCCGACGCCGGTTCGGCAGGTCGAGGGCGGAAAGCGCCTCACGCGACCCGCCCCACATCCCCTCGCGGGTTCGTTCGAGGTACTCGGCGGAGAACCGGCGCATGACTCGCCGTTCACGGCGGTCGCTGATAAGCGAGGGGGATTCGGGGTCGAAAGAACTGAGAGGGCCGTTAGCTTTCGCGCAGTTCCTTCACGCGGGTGATGTCCCACTCGAACCCTTTCTCGGCCTCGTTGGGCGTCTCCAGCACCAGCGGCACCTCGGCGAGGTCCGGGTGGTTGACGAACGCTGTCATCCCTTCCTCGCCGATGTAGCCTTCGCCGATGTGGGCGTGTTCGTCCTTGTTCGTCCCGCACTCGTGTTTCGAGTCGTTCAGGTGAACGCACTTGAGGTGTTCGAGACCGATCACGTCGTCGAAGGCGGCGACGGTGTCGTCGACGCCCTCGGTCGTCGAGAGGTCGTAGCCCGCGGCGAACGCGTGGGCGGTGTCGAGACAGACGTCGATGTCGAGGTCGGCGTTCTCGATGACGGTCGCGAGGTGTTCGAAGTCGCCGCCGAGTTTCGTGCCGCTGCCGGCGTCGCTTTCGACGAGCACCGTCACGCCGTCGGGGACGTCGAGTTCGTCCAGCGCCGACGCGGCGTTCTCGAGGCCCCGGTCGACGCCCGCGCCGGTGTGCGCGCCGAGGTGGACGTTGACGTACTCGACGCCGAGCTGCGCCGCCGCGTCGACTTCCTTCTGCATCGAGTCGATGGACTTCTCGCGGAGGCCGTCCTTCGGCGTGCAGAGGTTGACCAGGTACGACGAGTGGATGACCCACGGGCCGTCCAACTCGGCTGCCGTCCCCTCGCGGAACGCCGCGGCGTCCTCGTCGCTGATCTCCCCGTGCTTCCACACCTGCGGGGAGTGGGTGAATATCTGCCCGCAGTTGCCGCCGACGGTCGTCTGCCGTTCGACGGCGTTGCCGACGCCGCCCGCAATCGAGACGTGTGCTCCGACTCGCATATCAGCGCGGAAGAATTGAACGGGCATAGGGACTTCGGAGTCGCCGCCCGACTACCCCGACCGCGACTCGGCGCGCCGCCGGACCCACTCCCCGGATTCGTACTTCTCTCGCGCCCGCACGCGGGCGCGTTCCAGCTCTTCGTCAGTCCACTCGCCTTCCTCGGCGTCGACCCACTGGCCGAGCGCGTCTTCGAGCGCCGACACGGCCTCCTCGCGGGATACGTCGGCTTGTTCGTCGATGCCGGTGACCCGTTCGCGGAACGTCTCCGCGTCGATTCCGGGGTCGGTGAAGACGCCGAGGTGTCGGTCGGCGAGGACGCTGTACGTCAGCGAGCCGTGCTGGATGACGGCGTCGCGGCGGCGGTATTGGGCGTTGCCGCTTATCTTGCGACCGCCCGCCACCACGTCGTGGGCGGGGTGCAGTTCCCGCAGGTAACACGCCGGTTGGTGGATGGCCGGCAACTCCTCGTCGGCGAAGTCGGCGTCGACGCCCATCCGCTCGAACCCGTCGAGGACGGGCGTGCAGAGCAGGTGGTAGCAGTCGAGCAGGCGACTCGGCAGCTCCTCGGCCGGCGCGGTGATGGAGTAGGAGATGTCGCCGAGGTTGTCGTGGTAGATACCGCCGCCGCCGGTCTGGCGGCGCGTGACGGCGATTCCCTCGCGCTCACAGAGCGCCCAGTCGACCGTGTCGGGCTCCTGTCGGTAACCCAGAGAGAGCGTGCTCGGTTCCCATCGGTAGACGCGAACGGTTCTCGGGCCGCCGTCGGCGGCCGTCTCGGCGGCGATCTCGTCCAGCGCCATGTTCATCGGCCCCGCCCGGGACTCCTCGCGGACGAGTCGCCACCGGCGGTCTGCCGACGGCGCGTCGTCGGTCATAGTCGGCGATAGGCGGGAGTGAGAGAAAGTGGTTACGACGTGTGAGCGGAGAGGGGGGAGTCAACCGACCGGTGCTGCGATTACGGTCCGAACTGCTCGGCGGCGTAGGCGGCGAGGTGGCCGTGGGCGCGTCGGAGACGCTCCGAGAGCGCCTGGTGGCTGATTCCGAGGTCGTCGGCGAGTTCCGAGAGTTCGGCCCCGCGCGGCACCTGGTAGTAGCCGCCGTCGAGCGCCGCCCGGAGCGCCTCGCGCTGGGAGGCGGTGAGCCCGAACGTGTCGTCGACATCGGACCCGTTCCGGGCCGTGTCGAACTCGCGGATGCGCTGGACGGAGAATCCGGCCGCCTCCTCCTCGGTGACGCGCAGCGTCCGCGAGAGCGAGTCGCGGTGTGGGAACAGGATGCGGAACGTCCACGCATTGTTGCGGGCGGAGGCGTTCATGATGGTCGCGCCCTCGTCGTCGAGCAGACGGGCGACCGGTTCGAAGCCCTCTGCCCAGTCGAGGCGGTAGAGTCGTCGCTCGCCCTGTTCTTTCAGGAGTGCCGCGTCGGTGAGGGTGTGGTCGGTGGCCAGCGCCTGGTCCAACGTCCCCCAGTCGTCGCAGCGCATCCAGACGAACGCGAGCAGGCGGTCGGTTCCGTGGGCGGCGACTGACTCCGCTTCGATTTCGAGGCCCGGTACGCTGGTGAGCGTACTCTGAAGTGGAAACTGCTCGGTCGGGTGTTCGAGGGTCGCGACGACGCTCATACCGATATCGAACGTGCCCGACGGGGATTAGTAATGGGGCGGATACCCGGAACGGTTCGCGTTACTGAGCGCTTTCGTCGGTGGAACAGTCACGCGTCTGTGCGTAATCTCATCCTGCTTCGTCGTCTCCGCTCGGCGTCGTCGGTGTCGGTCGAGCGCTCGAATTCGGTCGCGCCCCTCGCGAACCCCGCAACGTCTCCTCTCGTCGGCGTGCTCGCTCACGCGTTTTCTCGTCCCAGTCGGTGAGCAGACCGTACTCGTGCATCGTCTCCATCCCGGCGAGTGCCGCGCGCAGTTGGACGCCGAGAAGGGGGATGTCCGCGACGGTGACGATGAGGTCCGCCTGTATCATCACTCCCTCCGTGAGCAACACGTCGAGGAGGTCGACCACCGCGTCGTCGTCCCGACGCGTCGGTCTCATCTCTCACCCTCGTCCGCGTGGCCTCTCTCCTCCGCGTCTACGTGGTCTCCCTCCTTCTCGTCGTCCGCCCGGTCGGCGTCGCCCGTGCCGTCGGGCTCCCCCTCACCGGGCGACGGCGCGAACGTGTACGGCGGCCACGGGCCGGTGTACTGCACCTCGGACGTCTCCGGGCGCGCCGTCACCTCGTCGAGCACGTCGCCGATGGGAATCTCGTTCTCCTCGGGCGCGAGAACGGCCACCCGAAACGAGGGGCCGTCCGTCGACCGCTCGGCGTCGTCGAGCGACACGGACGGACGACCGAGTTCCTCCATCCGCTCGACCAGCGGGTCGAGTCGGTCCACGAGCGCCGTCACGCGCTCTTCGCGCTCGGCGTACACGAGGTCCGAGAGGCGCTTGTCGTACTGCTTCTGGACGAGAAACGACGTCCCCTCCGAGGAGGACTCCAGTGTTCCGGCGAGTTCGGCCAGTCGGTCGTCGGACGATTCGACCGCCTCGGCGAGCGCGTCCTCGTCCCAACCGACTTCGATGCGGTACTCCCACTTCCCCGCGAACGCGTCGAGGTGCCGCCGCTGAGTCGCCGCGGTTTCAGCCAACCAGTCGCTGACCGCCGCGTCGCCGCCTTCGACGACGGTACCGAACCGAAGCGGCAGCGGCGTTCCGAACGCCTCGCCCGCCGCGTCGACGACGTGCTGGTGGCGCAGCAACGACCGCTTGACCGCCGAGAGGTCGGTGGGGTTCGGCGTCACCTCGCAGCGGTGGACGACCGCGCCGACGCCGTCGCTCGCGACGAGATACGCCTCCGCCCCGCCGACGCCCGATTCGGTCCATTCGGTCTCGGTGTCGCGGCCGTCGACGGCGACGACGCAGTAGACGTAGCGCCCGTCGTCGACGGTCGTCCCCGGGTCGGCGGTCGGTGCGCTCATCGCGACTCGACTCCTCGTTCGCGGTCGCCGAGGTCGACCAGCGCGTCGTTGACGAGTCCGTCGAGATCGCCGCGCAGTCGGTCCACGTCGTCGCCGACGCCGACCTCGTCCTTCAGTCGCTCTATCTCCGCTTCCAGTTGCGCGAGGTGAGCGCCGAGTCGCTCTATCTCCTCGTCGGTGAGCGCTCCCGACTCCATCCGTCGAATCGCCTCGCGTTCGAGCGCGTCGATCAGTATCTCGACGACGGCGACGACGAGCGCGAACAGTCCGTCGGAGGCGTCCTCGCCGTCGATGTCAACCGTCGGCATCGTCGTCCCCCGATTCGGCGGTCGCTTCGGGTGCTTCGGTTTCCTGTTCCTCGGCTTCGTCGGCGTCTTCGGTCTCGTCGGCGTCCTCGGTCTCGTCTTCGGCGTCGCTGCTGGACGCGTCGATGACCGGCGCGAGCGGCCCGTCTTCGCCTTCCGGAAGGCTGTCGCGCCCGGACGCCGCTTCGACGCGTCGCATGTCGGTTCCCTCGGGGAACTGCAGGCCGTACTCGGCGGCCGTCTCGAACGACGCGATGGCCGCCCGGAGTTCGATGCCGAGCAGTTCCGTCTGGCCGACGGAGACGACGATGTCGGCGTTGATGACGATACCTTTGTCCAGAAGCATCTCGACGACGTCGGCGAGACTGTCGCTGGTTCGTGTGGGGCCGGCGCTACTCATTTTTCTACCTCCTTTTCGAACCGCGGGCCGTAGATTCGTTCGAGCCCCTCCACGCCGGAGTGTCGAACCTGCTTCGGAACCGTCGAGAAACGGGTCGCCCCGGTGGTCGGTTGTGAAGACGGGATGAACGACCGGGCGGTCGGGTTGCGCGAGTTCTCGGTCGAACTGGCGCGCTGTCGGAACCGTTTCTCGTTGTACTCGCGCATTCGGTCGAGCTCCTGGTGGGCGACGATGATACCGCGACGGAACTCCTCGATGGCCGCTCTCAGTTCCGACTGGATGACCGCCTGCGACACCTCCGTCCGGGCCGCCATCGTCTCCTCGTCGGAGCCGAAAAGTGAGTCGCCGAAGCCGTTGTCGTCCCCGTCGCTCCCGAAACCACCGATGCCGCCGTCGCTGTCGTCGCCTTCGTCGTCGGTCTGGACCATCCCGTCGTCGGTGAACGCGTCGACGGCCTCCTCCAGTTCGGCGTACTCCTCGCGCGTGCGCTGGAGGTCCGTCTCGGTCAGAAGCGTACTCAGGTTGATCAGTTGGACGAGTTTCGCGACGTTCACCGCCGCTTTCGGGTTGCCGTCGGCCAGCGCTTCCGGAAGCTCTTCGAACGAGATCGCCTCCGGAAGGCTCTCCACGTCGACGTTGTCGAGCAGCGTCGAGAGGTCGACCGTCGAGAGGAGTTCGGCCGCCTCGACGGCCACGTCGACCAGCAGATCGAGGTCGGTCGCTATCTGCTCGCCCGTGGTCCCTCCGCCACCGTCGCTGTCGCCGTCATCGGTGAGGCGACCGAGAATCTCGACGGCTGTGTCGTAGAGTTCGTCGACGCTATCCAGTACGTCCATCGGGTCGGCTGTGGTCTCCGAATCGGTACTCATGGGGTCTCCTCCGTCTCCGCGAGTTCGAGTCGTGCGTGGAGGACGTGGTTCCGGAACGTCGTCTCCACGAGCGCCATCGGTCGGTCGAACGTCACCCGTCCGACCAACTGGTCGTCGACGCTGACGACGAGCGTCTCGCCGTCGGCGCTCAGTTCCGTCCCGACGCGTTCCTCGGAGATGCCGGGAACGTCGGCGAGAACGTAGTACGAGTCGCCCTCGACGCGACTGTCGAGGTGGACGTTCGAGGCGTCGAACGAGTCGTCTACCGCCACGCGATGCGTCCGCTCCGAGTCCGCGTTCGGCCGGTCGGATAGGCCCGTTCTGACCGAGAAGTCGAAGTCGATATCGGTCGAACCGAACCGCGCGCCGTCGGTTCCGATGCGCCGGTTCTCGCCGCGGTCGTCCATCTCCGCGAGCGCTTCCAGAAACGACTGCACGCGTCCGATGAGTCCGCGGGGCGGCCAGTCGACCGGTTCGTCGTCCGGCTCGTCGTCGCGGCGGTCGGTCGGTCGGTCGTCGGTCACGGCTGTGCCACCTCCACGTTCCCGCTGAGTAGTTTCTGTTGCATCTCTTCGGCCAGTTCGAGTTCGTCCCGGAGCCTCTCGCTCCGCGTTTCGTACGTCTCTCTGTCCAGTTCGCCGAGTTCGTACAGCAGTCGCGTCTCCTTCAGTTCGTCCTGAATCGCGCCGACGTCGTACACCTCGTTGACCGCCATCGTGTGGAGGGTGTCGGCGATGGTCAGAAACGGTTTCATCAGCAGTCTGTCGAGGATGAACATTACTGTGCCCCGATCTCGATGTCGACGAAGTTGTAGGGTGCCCACGGCCCCGTGTACTGTACTTTCAGTTCCCCGTCGTATTTCTCCGTCACGTCGCCGACCGCCTCGCCGAACGCCTCGCGGTCCTCGTGGGGGACGAGGTAGGAGTCGTTGACGACGAGGCGGTCGCTGAACAGGTCGTTCTCGGCGCGTTCGTCGCTCACCTCGGTGAGGCGCTCGGTCACGTCGGCGCGCACCGCCTCCCGGTCCACGTCGACTCCCTCCTCGATGACGAGTTTGACGCCGAGTTCGACCTTCCCGTCGACGTTCATGAGCGCCCGGCGGAAGGCGCGTTGGCCGCCGCGGAGCACGCCTTTCAGCGCGCGGCCGTTCTTGAACGTCATCCCGAACCGCATCGGGACGATGGTTCGGTCTTCGATGAGCGTCTGGAGGACGTCGTCGTGGAGGCGGGCGTTCTCGTCGGTCTGCTCGGGTTCCATCGTGTCGATGTCGCTGACGACGGCCGAATATCGGCGGTAGTCGACGGTGTACACCGACGTCGCGCCGTCGACGCCCGTCAGGTCCAACTCGAACGACCCGTCGTCCGTCACTCCGTACGTGTAGAGATACTCAGTCATGGGAAATCGACTACCGGTGCCGTCAATATCGTCGTCAACGTAGTGTACCCTTGTGCCAGCGTGTGCAGGGTGTTTATACGCCCTCGTGCCGCGCTGACATCGGCGGAGCGACGGTCCGTTCGTGTGGATATGTACTCCCTGCATTTGCAGGCCAAGTGGCTAACCTGATCGTTGCCGACCATACGGTTACGATGCAAAATACTCCAGACAGCACGAGTCTCGCGGAAGTGCTCGACCGCATTCTCGACAAGGGAATCGTCATCGACATCTGGGCGCGGGTGTCGGTCGTCGGTATCGAGATCCTCACCGTCGAGGCTCGTATCGTCGCCGCGTCTGTCGACACGTTCCTGCACTACGCGCACGAGATATCGAAGATAGAACAAGCGACGGCCGGGGAGGGTGACTACGACATCAACGAGATCGAAGTCGATACGCCCACGCATCCGAACGAGCCAACGACGTAAGTCGGCGCACTCGCGCCGACCGGCGGTCCGGGCAGGACCCACGGCGACGAATGAGGAATCCGACCGGAGCCATCGATGCCAGAGTTAGACCCAACCGACCACACAGTCGACGAACTCGAGGACGAACTGCAGGAGATAGACGACCAGGCGGTGCTTCGCGACGCCTACGAGGCCGAACAGTCCGGAGACGACCGCTCGAGCGCCAAAGAAGCGATTCGTCGGCGGTTGGACGAAGTCGCCGAGGGAGAGCCACAACCGGAGACCGACGGCTCCGGCAACGAGAGCGACGAAAGCAACGAGAGCGACGAAAGCGACGATGAGGACGGCCCGTCGAACGGGGGCGAAACCGCCGACATCATGTCCGTCAAAGAGTCGGTACGCGACGTCGCCACCGAACTCATCGGCCACGAACTCGACGGCGTCACCGAACTCCGCCGAGTCGACGACGGCTGGGAGGGCGTCGTCGAGGTCATCGAACGACCGTCGGTGCCCGACACCCAGGACATCCTGGGTTCGTACGAAATCCAACTCGACGACGGCGGGACCGTGACGGGCTACCGCCGCGTAGACCGTTATCGCCGCGCCGACACCGACCGCGAGGAACACGCGTAGTCCGATGGCGGACTCGGGGACGCTCGCGCTGTTTCTCTGCTGTGGCCTCCTCTGTCTCGACGCCGCCCACGACGCGCACAGCCACTATCGACTCGGATTTCTCGCGGGAGCGGCGGCGATGTGGCTCGGTGCGCTCTCGGCGGCGGGCGTCGAATCGGTGCTGACGCCAGTTCTCGCCCAACTGCTCGTCGTGGGCGTCGTCGTCGGGACGCTCGTCGCGTCGGCGACCGGCGTCGCCTACGCCGTCCGGGGACGGCGAACCCGAACCGCTTGAGGGCTGGTTGAGTCGCTTCGTCCGACTACTCGCCGAGCGTCTCTCCGAGCGCGGCGTCGAACTGCCGCGCCGTGACCGTCGGCGGCGTCTCGTCGTCGAACGCGTACGACCCGTCCGAGAGCGCGCCGCGGAGTGCTTCGAGTGCCGCTTCGCGACAGACGGCTTCCATTTCGGCACCCGAGGCACCGTCGGTTTTCGTCACGAGCGTTTCGAGAGAGACGTCCGCGGCGAGGGGTTTCTCGGCGGTGTGTATCTCGAAGATCTTTCGGCGGGCCTCGGCGTCGGGGAGGCCGACTTCGAGTTGGTAGTCGAGACGACCCGGTCGGAGCAGCGCCTCGTCGATGAGGTTTCGACGATTGGTCGCCGCGACGATGCTGACGTGTTCGAGCGGGTCGATACCGTCGAGTTCGGTCAGTAGCTGCGAGACGACGCGGTCGGTGACGCCCGAACTCCCCGCCGAGGCACCGCGCTGGCCCGCGATGGCGTCTATCTCGTCGAAGAAAAGGACACAAGGAGCGTGCGTCCGCGCCTTCTCGAACAGATCGCGGACGTTGCGCTCGGACTCGCCGACCCACCGGTTCATCAGTTCGGGCCCTTTCACCGAGATGAAGTTACAGTGTGTTTCGCTGGCGACGGCGCGCGCAAGCAGCGTCTTGCCGGTCCCCGGCGGGCCGTACAGGAGCACGCCGGCGGCGGGTTCGATGTCCAACTGCCGGTAGGTCGACCCGTGGTTCAACGGCCACTGGATGGACTCGCGGAGGCGCTGTTTCACCTCCCGTAATCCGCCGACGTCGTCCCACCCGACCGCCGGTACCTCGACGGCTATCTCACGCATCGCCGACGGTTCGACTTGTGTGAGCGCGTGGTCGAAGTCGTCGACGGAGACGACGAGCTCCGCCGTCGCCGGTACCGTCTCCACCGTCGTCGCCTCCCTGGAGAGTTCGAACTGGCGGTCGATTCGCTGGGCGGCGTGCATCCCCGCTTCGACGACGAGCGTCCGGAGGTCCGCGCCGACGAAGCCGTGGGTTCGGGCGGCGTAGTCGCCGAGGCCCACGTCGTCGGCCAACGGAATCTCGCGGGTGTGGATGTCGAGAATCGCCCGCCGGCCGGAGCGGTCGGGGACGCCGATTTCGAGTTCGCGGTCGAAGCGCCCGCCGCGCCGGAGCGCCGAATCGAGGTCGTCGAGGCGGTTCGTCGCCGCGAGCACGACCACGTCGTCGCGGCCGCGGAGGTCGTCGAGATGCGTCAGCAGTTGCGGGAGCAACTGACTGTCGGCGGGCGTCGTCCCCCGGTCGTCGCGC from Haloprofundus halobius includes:
- a CDS encoding GvpL/GvpF family gas vesicle protein, which gives rise to MTEYLYTYGVTDDGSFELDLTGVDGATSVYTVDYRRYSAVVSDIDTMEPEQTDENARLHDDVLQTLIEDRTIVPMRFGMTFKNGRALKGVLRGGQRAFRRALMNVDGKVELGVKLVIEEGVDVDREAVRADVTERLTEVSDERAENDLFSDRLVVNDSYLVPHEDREAFGEAVGDVTEKYDGELKVQYTGPWAPYNFVDIEIGAQ
- the gvpA gene encoding gas vesicle protein GvpA: MQNTPDSTSLAEVLDRILDKGIVIDIWARVSVVGIEILTVEARIVAASVDTFLHYAHEISKIEQATAGEGDYDINEIEVDTPTHPNEPTT
- a CDS encoding gas vesicle protein, yielding MPELDPTDHTVDELEDELQEIDDQAVLRDAYEAEQSGDDRSSAKEAIRRRLDEVAEGEPQPETDGSGNESDESNESDESDDEDGPSNGGETADIMSVKESVRDVATELIGHELDGVTELRRVDDGWEGVVEVIERPSVPDTQDILGSYEIQLDDGGTVTGYRRVDRYRRADTDREEHA
- a CDS encoding AAA family ATPase, with the protein product MQFVAKTLDFTLAARGYAAISYEALRRSSFDDGDVVRLSTASGSKAYARVTRSTYEDDDRLPVVGIDHYLRDLLGIEFGDRLTVEDVSTARADSVTVRLPSVVNLAGDQAAVVKPRLVGRPLVEGTPVALALAVDDGDAEQHLPIRPTELYPAGPVVVTEETNVEVAQDLELWDVRHTPDAASKTLDEVGGLDAEIEQVRELVGLPIEHRDLFDRLGVEAPSGLLLHGPPGTGKTLMATALVTEMETTLVHLNGSELAGPMRGVAADALREAFEEARTEAPSVLFVDEIDAIAQGRDDRGTTPADSQLLPQLLTHLDDLRGRDDVVVLAATNRLDDLDSALRRGGRFDRELEIGVPDRSGRRAILDIHTREIPLADDVGLGDYAARTHGFVGADLRTLVVEAGMHAAQRIDRQFELSREATTVETVPATAELVVSVDDFDHALTQVEPSAMREIAVEVPAVGWDDVGGLREVKQRLRESIQWPLNHGSTYRQLDIEPAAGVLLYGPPGTGKTLLARAVASETHCNFISVKGPELMNRWVGESERNVRDLFEKARTHAPCVLFFDEIDAIAGQRGASAGSSGVTDRVVSQLLTELDGIDPLEHVSIVAATNRRNLIDEALLRPGRLDYQLEVGLPDAEARRKIFEIHTAEKPLAADVSLETLVTKTDGASGAEMEAVCREAALEALRGALSDGSYAFDDETPPTVTARQFDAALGETLGE